One part of the Raphanus sativus cultivar WK10039 chromosome 7, ASM80110v3, whole genome shotgun sequence genome encodes these proteins:
- the LOC108816450 gene encoding MLP-like protein 34, whose translation MAEACNNQGVYTLVEKLETDVEIKASAGQFYHMVARPHHVSKACPGKIRDCDLHEGEWGKVGSIVHCYYVLDGEAKMTKERIEAVEPEKNLISFRVIEGDLMKEYKSFLTTIQVTPKHGGPGSIVHWHLEYEKISDEVAHPETLLLFCIELCKEMDEHLLSEE comes from the exons ATGGCTGAGGCATGCAACAACCAAGGCGTCTATACTTTGGTTGAGAAGCTTGAGACAGACGTGGAGATCAAAGCTTCGGCTGGACAGTTTTATCACATGGTCGCCAGACCACACCATGTCTCCAAAGCATGTCCAGGCAAGATTAGAGATTGTGATCTGCACGAAGGTGAATGGGGCAAGGTCGGCTCTATCGTCCACTGTTACTACGTTCTTG ATGGGGAGGCAAAGATGACCAAGGAGAGGATCGAGGCAGTGGAGCCGGAAAAGAACTTGATCTCGTTCAGGGTTATAGAAGGTGATCTGATGAAAGAGTACAAAAGCTTCTTGACCACGATCCAGGTGACCCCTAAGCATGGAGGGCCAGGGAGTATTGTGCACTGGCACCTTGAGTATGAGAAGATTAGCGACGAGGTTGCTCATCCCGAGACTCTCCTCCTGTTCTGTATTGAACTCTGCAAAGAGATGGACGAACATCTCTTGTCTGAGGAATAG
- the LOC108815374 gene encoding uncharacterized protein LOC108815374 codes for MDRVSKWSLGADTTCILCKNAVESRNHLFFDCDYSGQLWKSLTMGILLTDHSKNWSVITSQISDSSRGGKSGFCIRYSFQAAVYAIWRERNRVKHGEKPMPIAMLQKLVDKGVRNKLSLMKMVKGGAMVDGLEYWFSTRV; via the coding sequence ATGGACAGAGTATCGAAATGGTCCTTGGGAGCTGACACAACCTGTATTCTTTGTAAGAATGCTGTTGAGTCCAGAAACCACTTGTTCTTTGATTGTGATTATTCTGGGCAGCTTTGGAAATCTCTCACTATGGGCATCCTTCTTACGGATCACTCTAAGAACTGGTCTGTTATTACTTCTCAAATTTCGGACAGTTCAAGAGGTGGGAAAAGTGGGTTTTGTATCAGATATTCTTTTCAGGCTGCTGTCTATGCGATTTGGAGGGAAAGAAATAGGGTGAAGCATGGAGAGAAGCCTATGCCTATTGCCATGCTGCAGAAACTGGTTGATAAAGGAGTAAGGAATAAGCTTAGTCTGATGAAAATGGTGAAAGGAGGAGCTATGGTGGATGGTCTGGAATATTGGTTTAGCACTAGAGTGTAG